One Melospiza georgiana isolate bMelGeo1 chromosome 25, bMelGeo1.pri, whole genome shotgun sequence genomic window, gggacagcaaAAATGCTGAGGGTTTATGATATCCAAGACTATCAGGACAGAATGGAGGgagcttaaaaagaaaactgcagaacTGAACACAAAAGGAGGCCTGTGTCTGTTACAGGGGACAGTGTATGGGAAATTCTTTGATTTTGCTTACAGGTGTCTCCTCTATCTCTACAATGTCTTTTTCTCCATGAATAGGTCCCCATGCCAAGGatcagcaaatgtccaacagcagctccatctggcacttcctcctgctggcattggcagacacgcggcagctgcagctcctgcacttctgcctcttgctgggcatctccctggctgccttcctgggcaacggcctcatcatcagtgccgtagcctgcggccaccacctgcacacgcccatgttcttcttcctgctcaacctggccctcagcgacctgggctccatctgcaccactgtccccaaagccatgcacaattccctctgggacaccagggacatctcctacactggatgtgctgcGCAGCtctttctgtttgtatttttcatttctgcagaattttccctcctgaccatcatgtgctatgaccgctatgtatccatctgcaaacccctgcactacgggaccctcctgggcagcagagcttgtgcccacatggcagcagctgcctgggccagtggctTTCTCtatgctctgctgcacacagccaatacattttccctgcccctgtgccatggcaatgccctgggccagttcttctgtgaggttccacagatcctcaagctctcctgctcacactccAACTTTAGAAAAATTTGGATGTCATTGCTTGCTGCCTGTTtaggttttggttgttttgtgttcattgttttctcctatgtgcagatcttcagggctgtgctgaggatcccctctgagcagagacggcacaaagccttttccacctgcctccctcacctgatCGTGGTCTCTCTGTTTCTCAGCACTGGCACATTTGCCTACTTGAAGccctcctccatctcctccccatccctggatctggccgtgtcagttctgtactcggtggtgcctccagccctgaaccccctcatctacagcctgaggaaccaggagctcaaggctgcagtgtggagactgatgactggaaAATTTAGAAAACATTAAACTGGTTGCAAATTTGTGCATATCTCTTGTAATAAAAATCATATTTGGCACATTTGTTGGATTGGTTATTTTCCCgtctgatttaattttttaatattctccCTAAACCAAGGTCATTGTTTCTGCCATTTctagttttttttctctccaccttccctgtggcCCCAGACTGTGTCAATGGGACCTGTGTTCTCAGTGGCTTCAAATGAAATAAGGGATCTCTCAGCAAAATTTTCAAGGGAGATTCCCcttttgctgccttctctggagctgcagcagcaatgtctgtgtgcagagctgggggcagatcagtgctggcccagcagctgtgcccagcagcagcagcacttggtgttgccagtgctgctgccgtggccctgcctcgctgccctggtggccctggtgttgctgcagggcctgagtgctctcaggGCCGGGCACAatcctgggggtggcagtgccggggctgcagcagggacaggccatgggcactgctggggcagcgctgatgcctcagcccagggcctgggggctccaggctccttgcccaggctctctcaagaacacacccaggccaatgctcagcacagaaaacccccgtgagcagccccaggctggccgtgggcaggctgggggcaaacagcatggctggggctctgcaagggccctggggcagatgggaaggagcagcagagcaggggctgatccatccccagtgtgctgcacagcccagggcagcgtcccagagtgtcctcatggagctgcaaacaacatcccccctctgcagccctggcctctcccccagctcacacaggtgccccatccttgcaggcacagacacagcagcactggctcagcagcccctgtttgcattgcacagagcagggggagcacccccatgctgttggtgtggggatatgaacctgagggagcacaaatgccatgaggccctggggccagcaagggctggggggacaccagggaagcCACTCAGGTTTGTcgtggcctctgcagtcagccagaaagtttgtccccatcagctgggagtttacTGCCccactgcagatgctgttgctcagagccagggctgcctgggcacccaccccaaaactgccctgagcatttccttggcttcacctttgctttctctcCTTGTCCCTGATACAGATTTCTTCCTATTGCCCTGagcattttccttctcctgcaaactgcccatccctgtttgccctttcctctctggccccactccccattgcagttcctgacctGGCACCATGGGAATGTCCCTTGGGGAGaaggatcatcctacaagtgctgcaggaattgtctgcaggctcctgcagtgcctcctgctgctcccttgccagaggcaccccaggccaggggggcacatctgggctgctgtgtctgcctctggggctccctgttctgggctgTGAGGAGGATCTGCAGAGGCTCTGAAAGACTGAACAGATGGGCTTTGGGACttgcaggagaagctgagggacctgggctgctggagcttttGAAGACgaggcccagggctcatcctgtgactgctccaagggtggttccagagaatcccagaatcggcaaggttggaaaagaccttggagatgATCGAGTCCAACCTCTGCCCTGACACTGCTTTGTCTGCCTGACCACCTCTTCTCCAagataaacaaccccagctccctcagctgctcctcacaggacttgtcTTGCagacccctcaccagccttgttggccttctctggacacgctccagcccctccatggccttcctaaattgggggcccagaactggacacagcactcgaggtgtggcctcaccaatGTCGAGTGTAGGGGAAGaatctctgccctgctcctggctggccacaccatttctgatccaggccaggagccattggccttcttggccccctgggcacactgctggctcatgtccagcctgttGTCCATCAGTGCCCCCAGGTcgctttctgcctggctgctgtccagccactctggccccagcctgtagtgctgcaggggttgttgtggccaaagtgcagtACCTGGGACTTGGTCTTGTTCAACCTCAgcttgttggatttgggccctggatccagcctgtccagggtcctgtgcagagccctcctaccctccagcagatccacactcacacccagcttggtgtcatctgcagatttACTGATGCTGGACTCAGTCTCCTCATGCAGATCATCAATGCAGATATTgaaatccacgctggctggctctgatccctcggccatcctgtgggtgccctgggatggcacgcagggtgatctgttccataaccttgccggGCAccgaggtcaggctgacaggcctggagttccccagatcctccttccagcccttcttggggatgggctcacactggcacctccagtcctctgggacctcccctctgagccagcactgatggtaaatgatggagagcagcttggggagctcatccacccactccctcatccccctgagatggatcccatctgctcccagagacacctgtgagcatctgagtggctcagcaggtccccAGCTGCTTCCGTCTGGATTACAGGGgcctgttctgctccctgtgccattccaccagctcaggagaacacttgtCCCAAGGGCAACTTGACTTGTTTTTTGAAATTGAGGCACAGAAGGGGTTAAGTgcctcagcctttccctcataTTTGGTAACCATATCTCCCCCAATAATGAATGGAGATTGTCCTTGTACCTCGTTTTGCCATTAAGGTatttatagaaacatttttattctcctCCAGAGAAATGTCCTGGGTAAGCCTTAAGCTTTCACCTCTCtaactttttttctgcatgacCTAACAACATCCTTACACATTTCCTGAGTTACCTGCCTCTCTGTCCAAAGGTGAtgcacctttctttttttccccaagttccTGCAAAAGGCCCATCACGGACACAACGTCACCTTTTGGGTTGAAGTATGCCTCAGAGGAGGACAATACAAGAGTCTAtcaattaaaagaaagaaagaaagctaGGAAAGTAAAAGAAGAGGCTGGGAAGGCTAACAAAAACTGGGACCCCCTTGACCACCTACCTCCTCCTACCCTTGCAGTACCTCAAATCCTTCCTCCAATTCCTCTTGCTGTGGAAccaattcctcctcctctcccagctgtcaTTCCTTTACCACCTGCTAACCCAGTTATACCTCCACCACCTTCCTCTCAACCCTCTGCTTACTCTCTTTACCCTTCACTACCTTCCCCTTACCTCAACCATCTCATGCACCCCTTACTCACCAGCAAGTTCCTGCACTGCGTCCCCCAGCACAAATGAGAAGCCAAACAACATCTCAGAATCTCATGCCCAAGAGTGAAGTTAACCAGTCAGCCTCCACAGCTGATGTTTTACCACTCGGACCAAAGAGGCTGAAGTGGAAAAATTGTTCCCCCTCAGAGAAGTTCCCATGGGTGGGGTGGCCAGTGAGATTGGATTTATAAACCCTCCCTTGACTGCGTCCGAAGTTGgaaattttaagaaagaatTGGGAAATTTAGTGGAAGACCCAGTAGGAATAGCAAATCAAATTGACTGATTTTTAGCCCCTAATATTTAGACATGAGGAGAATTGTACATCTTAAATATcctattttccccagaagagacTCGAATTATAAGAactacagaaatgaaaatttgtgaGCGAGAAAACCAACCCGGGCCCCAAGGTAACAAAAAATGCCTTTAGTGGAGCCTGACTGGGACCCTAATCAAGAAGAGGGGAGAAGGAATATGAGAGATTACAGGTCCCTGCTGACCAGAGGGATAAAAGAATCAGTTCCTAGAGGGAGTAATACCAGGTTAGCATTTGACAGCACCCAGGAAAAAGATGAGACCCCAACAACATGCCTAAATAGGCTAAAGCAAAACTTCCAGATTTACTCTAATGTTGACCTAGATAGCCCTGAAGGCCAAGTCCTTCTCAAGGTAGAATTTATAACTAAATCCTGGCCAGATATCAGAGGAACGTTAGAAAGAGTAGAGGACTGAGAGGCAAAAAGTATAATGAACTGCTGAGAGAAGCCATAAGAGTACATctgagaagagaagaaaaaaagacaaaaacaaaagctAAAATTATTGTAGCCATAGCCAGAGAAAGTGTGGGAGCCAACAAATACAGGCCAGTAGAACCACTTAGAAGAGACAAAGGTTTTATTGGACCAAAAGGGGCTAGGGCTCTACCCAGTGACAAATATTGATATTATTGTGGAGAGAAAGGATACCCAAAGAGAAATTGTAAGAAACTCCAATTAGATGAAGCCATAGCCTGGGAGCAAGAAACTCTAGAGAACATCTTAAGAAGAGACGAGAAATATGCGGAATAGGGGTGTCAAGGGTTGTATGCTCTGGGGAATTTAATGAATCATCtggaagagcccttggtaaattTTGAGATTGGTCCCCGGAATgatgaatttgaatttttagtTGATACCGGAGCAGACAAGTCATGTGTGACTAAAATACCAACAGGAATCACAGTCGGTAAAAATGTCTGCAAAGAACGAGGGGCCAAAGGAGAACCATTGGCGGCCCAGATTATAGAAGATGTAGAAATTGGAGGAAATTCAAGAGAGTGTTGAGCTAATTTCATTTACATCTCCAAGTTAGGTTGTAATTTATTAGGACATGATTTAGAAATCAAATTGGGAATTGAAGTAAtgccaaaagaaggaaaaatggtaGTACAAATAATGGTCTTAACTAAGGGAGACATAGATGAAATCAACCCAAACGTGTGGGTGGGGGAGGGAAAAATTGGTAGTTAGAATATTGCACCAATAAAAGTAGAGCTGCAGAAAGACATCTCTGCCATTCGGGATAGGCAGTATCCAATTTCCccagagggaaagaaaggacCAGCCCCAGTAACTGACCAGCTATTAAAGGAAGGATTTTAGCACCACACATGTCTCCACATAATACTCCCATACTAGCGTTGAGAAAAGCTGATGGAAGGTATCGATTAGCACAAGATTCAAGAGATGTTAATAAAAGAATGGTTGCGAGGCACCCGGTAGTACAAAACCCGTACACCCTTTTAAGCCAAGTAACTAAGGAGCATGCATGGTTGTCAGTCATGGATTTAAAGGATGACTTCGGGGCATGTCCCCTGGCTGAAGAGTGCCGTAActggtttgcctttgaatgggaggacatttaaaagaaaagaaaacagcaacgAAGGTGGACACATCTTCCCTAGGGGTTTAAAGAACCCCCAACCTCTTTGGCAAGCTTTAGAAGAAGCCCTAGAACACTTTAAACCTGAGAATGGGGTGCCtattttacaatatattgatgattTACTTGTATCTGGGTGAGAACAAGACAAAGTTAGAAGTTCTAACATACTAGCATCTAAAtttcttaggggaaaaaaggccTAAAAGTATCACAAAAGAAACTGCAATTTGTGGAACAAGAAGTAACATATCTAGGACATATAATCACCCAAGGGTATAAAAGGTCAAGCCCGAAGAGAATTTTGGGAATtccttccatccctgcccccAAAGACCAAAAGAGACGTTAGAAAATTACTAGGTTTGTTTGGGTATTGCAGATTATGGCTTGATCAGTATACTAAAAGTGTTAAATTTCCATATGACAAATTGATAGACTCAGAGCCTGCAACCTGGACCTCAAATGACGAGGAACAGCTTCGGAATCTGAAAACTAAATTTTCTTCTGCCCCTGTACTGAGCCTACCAGACCTTATAAAGAACTTTGACGTATTTGTAAACGCGGAAGAGGGGACAGCTTGTGGAGTCCTTACACAGGACTGGGGAGGATAAAGGAAGCCGGTCGCATCTCTCTCCAAGTTACCAGATCCAGTAGCCAGAGGGTGGCCAGCCTGCGTGCAAGTGATAGAGGCAACAGCCACCCCAACAGAAGACACACAGAAACTAACCTGAAAAGGGAAGATCCAGGTTCATACCCCACACAATGTGAAAGATGTTTTAAGTCACAAGGCCCCTCAGTGGCTAACCAATGCCCAAATACTAAACCATGAAGTCATCCTAATAAGTACCAAGGGCCTTGAATTAGTCACTTCAAAATGTTTAAATCCAGCCCAGTTCCTCATGGGAGAACTGTAAACAGACCTGGATCATGATTGTTTAGAAATTATTGAAATGCAGACTAAAGTGAGAGAAGATTTAGAAGATGAGCCCTTCCCATATGGGAGAATTTTATTTACAGGTGGATCATCACAAATGGTAGCCAGTAAACAGGTCTCAGGGTATGCAACCATAGATGGGCAGAACATGCAAGTTGAGGAAATGGGAAAGCTACCCTCAAATTGATCTGCCCAGTGCTGTGAAATCTGTGCCCTGAAGAGAGGGCTagatttactagaaaaagataTAGGAACAATCTATACCAACTCCCAGTACGCATTCGGAATTGTCCATACATTTGGAAAAATATGGGAAGAACGGGGGTACATAAATTCTAAAGgcaaaaatttaataaattaagaGATAAGAAAATTAGTACTAGAGTTCCTAAGGAAACCAATAGAGATGGCCAAAGGTCACATAGAAGGTCATCAAAAAGGAGACACCCTTGAAATAAAGGGAAATCATTTAGCTGATCAAGTAGCAAAAGAAGTAGCCTTGGACCAAGGTAGACCAATAAAATTCTTAAGATAGAGGGAACACCTagtagagaaagaaaagaggaaagaccCATCTTTGATGAGAACGAATTAAGAGAGTTAGAAAAGATGAGaggacagcaaaaagaaaatggagaatggTGGACCCCTGATGGATggtaaattttaaataaagttcTAGCCCAAATGGTGATGACAGAGTTACACGAGTTGACCCATTGGGGAATACAAGGATTATGTGACCCCTTTCCAAGGGATCAAATGTGCATAGGAGTACCTAACATAGCAAAGGCAGTTACCAAGGGATGTTTAACTTGCCAAAAAATCAATCAGAAATTAATGAGAAGAGTACTGTCTGATCTGGAGGAAGAGAGTTGTCCTTGCGGCCGTTCCAAAGCGTGCAGGTAGACATCACAGAAATGTCCCCTGTCCAGGGACACAGACACTTATTAGTGACTGTGGATCACCTCACCCATTGGGTAGAGGCGTTCCTGACCAAAACAGAGACAGCCCAAGTAGCCACAAAAGCAATCCTAGAAAACATCATTCCCCGATATGGGTTGATAAATAATGTTGATTCTGACCGAGGTCCACATTTTGCTGCCAAAGTCTTACAACAAGTTGTTGAAGCCCTgggaatgaaatggaggttgcaCAACCCATtggcatccccagagctccagaagagtagaaagaatgaataaaaccATCAAAAACACGTTAACTAAATTAGTTACAGAAACCCAGATGAATTGGCTTAAATGTCTACCCTTAGCACTGTTACAAATTAGAACAAGGCCTCGAACAGGTATAAGAGTCtcaccttatgaaatgatgtttggacTCCCCTTCTTGACAAGCCTGTATAGCTCGGGAATTTATCCAGAAGGAGAGACAGCCACCCAAAAATAGGTAAAGGCCATAGGAAGGAGATTCAAAGATCTGAGGAAAAAGGTCCTTCAAACCTGTCCCTTAGACACTAAGGGACATAACATCAATCCAGGGGACTGGGTGTTAGTTAAATCATGGAAGTCTGCACCTTTAACCTCTAAGTTTGAAGGCCCTTTTCAGGTCCTACTCACCACCAATACAGCCATATGACCCAAGAGAAGGGGTGGACACATATAACCCAGACTAAAGGACCTGTACCACCTCCCACTGAAGAGTCAAAACCAACCACATCCCCTACTAAGCTTTCTAATGAATGGATTGTGACTAATCACTCAGACAATCTAAAGCTAACCCTCCAGAGGAGACCTAAAGACTATTGGAGACTGTCTATAGTCAAAAACTTGTTAAGAACTGTTTAAATAATCAAAACTTGTTAAGAACTGTTAAAAATTCCagttaatgttatttatattttacttttgagTTTGAAAAGCAGATACTTTCCTGTTGCATTTATTATTAGTTAGTGTTTATTAATGAATGTACAGTTTTTAGTTTGTGTTGGAGCCTTTGCTTGTTTTGGTGTCTATTGTGATTTTGTATGATTAGGCGTAAGAGTAAATACCTCGTTATTTGTTTGGAGtattttttctataattttgGATACCGATAATTCTTAAAGTCATCTGACCATTGAGTTCAAGGGTTTTAGGTCATGTTTTTGTGTGAAAAAGTTTAAATACCCCAGTTAACTCCAATCTTAGTGTACAAAGCAATCTCCTATAAAGCATCCCTCAgggcaaaaataaattagtaaagAAAAGTCAAATGTGTTGACACTGAGAGAATAAAAACTCTGTACTAAAACCAATGAGCTGTTCTGTAGGAGAAAAGCATAACCAGGAGGCAAGGCTGGGTGAGTCTACAGTCCGCCTAAAAACAGCCACTCCAATCACTGGGTGCAGCTCAGTAGTTGTAGAGTTTAGGGAATGCCTCATACCAGACTCCTGGGAATGCTCTTACTGATCTTACTGGTTAACATCACGCTGGGAAGTCAGAAGAGCCCATGTGCTAAATGTTACTACCTCCTTTACAGAGGGGAAGAAACCGGATCTTTAATACGAGTACATACAAATTTAAACCTAAACTGTGTCAACCTCTCTCTGTTAGCAACCTGTCTAGGGGAAGGGAAGACTTACTGGATTTCACAAAATATAGCCACTTACCAGCAAGG contains:
- the LOC131093349 gene encoding olfactory receptor 14A16-like yields the protein MSNSSSIWHFLLLALADTRQLQLLHFCLLLGISLAAFLGNGLIISAVACGHHLHTPMFFFLLNLALSDLGSICTTVPKAMHNSLWDTRDISYTGCAAQLFLFVFFISAEFSLLTIMCYDRYVSICKPLHYGTLLGSRACAHMAAAAWASGFLYALLHTANTFSLPLCHGNALGQFFCEVPQILKLSCSHSNFRKIWMSLLAACLGFGCFVFIVFSYVQIFRAVLRIPSEQRRHKAFSTCLPHLIVVSLFLSTGTFAYLKPSSISSPSLDLAVSVLYSVVPPALNPLIYSLRNQELKAAVWRLMTGKFRKH